From Pararhodobacter zhoushanensis, the proteins below share one genomic window:
- a CDS encoding TetR/AcrR family transcriptional regulator: MPSTALQIAETDPRRVAILTGAVEVFARYGYRRTSMEDIARGVGVSRAALYLHYRNKPDIFRSLVMVHFEVSVGRVAQALQPGLAPEQALAAVFEAKIGPETAVLFDSPHGEELLDANFAVAADVVEQGEARIRALLRAWLQAEADAGRITLAPYGGDADALAETIVAALSGLKSCATGYDTLCAAFNRMAQLFGRGLRA; this comes from the coding sequence ATGCCAAGCACCGCTCTACAGATCGCCGAAACAGACCCGCGCCGCGTCGCCATTCTGACCGGCGCGGTCGAGGTTTTCGCGCGCTACGGCTACCGCCGCACCTCGATGGAGGACATCGCGCGCGGAGTCGGGGTGTCGCGCGCGGCGCTCTATCTGCACTATCGCAACAAACCCGATATCTTCCGGTCGCTGGTCATGGTGCATTTCGAGGTGTCCGTTGGCCGGGTCGCGCAGGCCTTGCAGCCGGGGCTTGCCCCGGAACAGGCGCTGGCCGCGGTGTTCGAGGCCAAGATCGGACCCGAGACGGCGGTGCTGTTCGATTCGCCGCATGGGGAAGAACTGCTGGATGCGAATTTCGCCGTCGCTGCCGATGTGGTCGAGCAAGGCGAGGCTCGCATCCGGGCCCTGCTGCGCGCGTGGCTGCAAGCCGAAGCCGACGCCGGACGGATCACGCTTGCCCCCTATGGCGGCGATGCCGATGCCTTGGCTGAAACCATCGTCGCAGCGCTGAGCGGGCTGAAATCCTGCGCCACCGGCTACGATACGCTCTGCGCCGCCTTCAACCGGATGGCGCAGCTGTTCGGACGCGGTCTGCGGGCCTGA